The Sporosarcina sp. Te-1 DNA window CTATCTTAATTGTACACCATAATCTGTTCGTGCGTCAACCCTTTCTACTCAAATTTTAAGGAGTGTGTGCTATGAGATCAAATTTTGAGCAGGAGCAACAAAGAGTAAATGATGTGATGGCGGTCATTCAGAAGCAGATCCACCGTTTGGAGAAAGAAACTTCTCAGCGCCGAGAAGAAGTCGTGAACATCCGAAGACATTTTTGGGATGAGGTTAAAGTGAATACGGATTCGTTCGATGATTATCTCGAAACTATTATCGGTTTGCGGCAAGAAGCCCAGGCTCTATCTGTCAGCCAAAGCACTCATCGACAAGCTTCCAAAAAATTATCCACACTTCGCCGCATGCAGGAAGCCCCCTACTTCGGCCGAATTGATTTCCTAGAGGACGAGATTTCAACTGAGGAGCAAATCTATATTGGAATATCCACCCTCATGAATGAAAGCGGAGAAGATTTCCTCATATACGACTGGCGGGCACCCGTTTCCAGCGTTTATTACGATTATCAACCCGGCATTGCCCATTATTCAACACCAGGAGGCATGATTCGCGGAAAACTGATGAAGAAGTGGCAGTATCTCATTCGAGGTGGTGTTCTTCAATCTATGTTCGACACCAGCCTCACAATTGGAGACGAAATCCTGCAGCAAGTATTAGGAAAAGGCACCGACAAACAAATGCATAATATTGTCGCCACCATTCAACAAGAGCAAAACCGAATCATCCGCCATGACCATGGAAAACTGCTCATCGTTCATGGAGCGGCGGGCAGCGGCAAAACTTCCGCGGCCCTCCAGCGAATCGCTTATCTGCTTTATAAATATCGCGACAGTATCAAAGCGGATCAAATCATCCTGTTCTCACCGAATACGATGTTCAACCATTATGTGTCGAATGTACTTCCGGAGCTTGGTGAAGAAAATATGCAGCAGGTCACATTTCAGGAATACTTGGACTATCGGCTCGGAAAACTATTTCAAGTTGAAAATCCCTATGATCAATTGGAATATGTTTTGATTGCCGAAAACACCTCTTGTTACAGAGCAAGGGTGGCGGGCATCCGTTTTAAAGCCTCCACGCCATTCTTTGAAGGGATTGAAGCTTATCGCAAAGCTTTGGAGACAGCAGGGATGGTGTTTAAGGGGATTTCATTCAAAGGCGAGCCGATTGTTACCGCTGAGCAAATGGCGCACCAGTTTTATCATCACAATACCGAACTCCGCTTCCACAATCGACTTGAAAAACTGAAGGATTGGCTTTTGCAGAAGATCATTGAATTCCAAAAAACAGAGCGCTCGAAGCCATGGGTACTAGAGGAAATTGAATTGCTTAGCAATGACGAGTACAACAAGGCACGCATGCTGCTAGCGAAAAAGCATGGCGTAAAAAGAGACATGATGGCCGATTTTGAGGTGGATCCTAGAGAATTGGCCCAACTGATTGTTAGGCAGCGGATGAAATCACTTCGAAAACAAGTTCAATCATATGATTTTATTCACATGAGGGAGATATATAAGCAACTGTTCCGAAATCCACTGGATATTGAACAATGGGTACAAGGCGATCTGATAGAGGAATGGCCATCCATCTGCCAAGCGACCCTTACAACGATTGACAAAGGAACATTGCTGTATGAAGATGCCACGCCATTCTTGCTGTTACATGAGCTGATCCTCGGTTTTCAGTCGAACCGGACCATCAAACATATTGTCGTAGATGAAGCGCAGGATTATTCTCCGTTTCAATTTGAGTATTTGAGGTGCCTGTTTCCTGCCGCAAAGATGACAGTCCTTGGCGACTTTAACCAGGCCATTTTTGCACACGCAAGAGAACGGGTTGACTTTCAAATGCTGAGCGGACTATACGGACCGGAACAAACAGAAGTCGTCCAATTGGCAAGAAGCTATCGTTCCACGAAACCGATTATCGAATTCACACGAAGACTCGTACCGAACGCCGAGAAAATTATCCCTTTCGACCGGGACGGCGAGCAGCCAGTTTTGACACGATTGGGAGATACCTCGGAGCTGCACCGCCATATTACTTCGAAAGTTGCAGAGCTGCAAAGTCTCGGCTTGCAGAGTATCGCAATCATTTGTAAATCTGCTGCGGAAGGTCAGCATGCCTATGAGGCATTATCGAGCATTGAGAATATCAAATTCCTAAAAAAGGGAACGATGGAATATGAACAAGGCGTCGTCGTCATCCCTTCTTATTTGGCAAAGGGTATCGAGTTCGACGCTGTTATCATCTATAATGCATCCGAACAGGTTTACAGCGATGAAAGCCTCCGAAGAATTTTTTATACTGCTTGCACAAGGGCCATGCATTTTTTACATTTATACAGTGTCGGAGAGCCGACTTCGTTGCTGCAACATGTTCCGAAAGAATATTACAATACACTTTAAAAAAATCATCTAATCAACCGACCGTAGGCCATGTCTAGGGTCGGTCCCATCTATAAATTTTGCCAAGCGTCAACCACCTGAGGTTCCATAATCATTTATCGTTATTTTGATATCATACTTAATTGGAATCTCACTAAATATTTCATCCCAATCCTTTTCGACCTTACGCCATAATTTTGGATAATCGATGCGAAGTTGTTTCCCGAATCCGACAACTTCCACTTGGTATTCTTGTTGCATTTTATCCATTACATTCGTAACTAATTGTTTAACCTCTTGTTCTATAGCCTTTTCCGATTTCTCGAGGAACTCATTTTTAAAAGTGGACTCCGTTTCAACCCAATGTTCAGAAATCCTTCCTTCAGACTCTATATTTAATTTAAATGAGACAATATTTCCATTTCCATCTACGTTAGGCGTGATTTTGCTCTTCATCGACATAATCTCATAGATGATTGGTTCTCCTGACTCTTTATCAAAACCTTTCACTACTCCGCCTTTTCCTTTCCCTTTGATCCATGTGATCCCTTCTAATTCCTTACTATTTAAAAACCCAATCAACTTTTCTGTCTTACCCTTAATTACCGCTACCCCTTCCAGTCGGGTTGTCCCATTTCTAGAGGCGACATTTTGCAAAAGGAAACTTGATCCTGCATTCAACTGCCCTTCCAATTTGGCTAGAGTGACAGGCGGTAATATATTCGTTGTTCTATCATGCCCCCTAATCATTTCAACGATTTGAAATGCAGGAATTTCTAGCGGTTCTGTTGCTTCCAATGTTGAACTAGCACGGTCTTTAGAAATTAGTATAAGTACGCTCGGCCTTATCTCTTGTTCCCTTAGAAAAAAATCTAAGATTTGTTGCAAATTCATTGTACGTGCAAGATTCTCCCCTATGATAATCACTTTCGAATGCTCCGCAAAAGCTCTCTTCTCATTCTTTAACGTCATGTTACGCAATGTAGGGAGGATTGCATCTCCCGTCTCAGATATATTTTTATAGGCACTTTGCTGTGAAGATTCCTCTCCACTGCTAGAGTTCATCGATTTTGAGGTAACAAATTGATTCGTTATCGTAAAAAGCGGCCTGTCACCAGACCGACCCTCTTGTTCCAGAAATTCTTCCTGACGATCCTCTTCTTCCTCTAAATCTAATGAAGTCGCAACGATTATACCTAGATCTTCAATTTCTTTACTGCTCCAACAACCCGTAAGGAACAGTGTCACTGGGATAACCAAACCTCCTAGTAAGAACCATCTATGCTTCACGTTTTTTCACCTTCCATTTCGATAAGGGAAGCAGGAGCAATGGCAGAGCACCGAATAATACCATGGCGACATTTCCAATCATGTCTCCAAATTTAAAAACTTCATTAATATTCATGGGAAGCATGGCCACGATATAAATTATCAGCAGCAATCCATACAAAAATGGCTTGATCTGCTTTTTAAAAAGTTGGGAAAGCCCTAAAGCAGCAGCGTAATAAGTAATAGTAAAGGCAGTGAAAATTTGCATGATCCAGATCACTAATAACAAAGACTCAAACCGTTCAAAAACCAATCCTGGTATTTCAAAGCTGCGCATCAATTCCAATGTTGGCCATGTTCTTGTAACTACTCCGTCTACAGACAACGCTCCAATCACCATTACAACCGTAATAACGTAGAAGAGTAAGGGTATGGATAATCCAATGATTACAATTTTCACCGCTTTATCCGGTGTTTTCATAAATACCAAGAGAAACAACATAATTTCGGGTCCTAGATAGGCTAAAGTAGCTGTCTTAATTCCTTTTAAAACAGGCAGTATACCCGATCCTAAAACCGGACGAAGATTGTCAATTTCAAATATACCTAAACTTAAAAAGGCCACAAGTAAAAAAATAGCTATCGTAATCGGGAAAATGATTTCAAATAAACGAGCAATGGGGTTTATTCCTCCACTGATCAAATAGAGGCCAATCCACATAAAAGGCATAATGATGGCCCACTTCGGAGTCCCCTCTAGCAAAAATAAATTAGTCACTTCCGCTAATATTCTTAATTCAAATGCAGAAATGACAAAAAAGTAACAAATAATAATGAGACTAAGGAGCCCACCTATCCATTTCCCTACGATATCTTGGCTATACTGAAAAAAAGTCTTAGTAGGATACTGTTGACTAAGTTTTACAAGGATGACTCCTGCCGCCATTGCAATCAGTCCACCTATAATAACGCTAATCCACGCATCCGGCGTTTGTACTTTCTCTACAGATGTACGGGGTAAAGTCAGTACACCTGCTGCCAGAATAGAATTTACGAGGAGAATTAGTGCTTGTGAATTTGTAATTTTTTCTTTGGAACTGATAATCATGACGGTCTTTTCCTTTCATTGGGATTAATCTTTGCGAATAGGGTCCTTCGGACGCAGCAAATTTGGACGTCGTTTCATCATCATAAGTGGCATACGAACGAAAAAATCTTTCCAATCACTTGCACGATAAGGAACCGTAGGACTTGTATATGGCACACCAAAACTCTTTAACTTCACAACATGGCTGCAAAGGAAAAGGAAGAAAAGAACTACTCCATATAATCCAAATACTGCCGCAAAAAACATGGCACCATAGCGAAGCAACCGCAACGAAATACCGGCGCTATATTGAGGAATCGCAAAGGAAGAAATGGCTGTTATCGCAACGACAATTACCATGATCGGGCTGACAATACCAGCTCGAACCGCCGCTTCTCCGATAACGAGCCCGCCTACAATTCCCATAGCCTGGCCAATCGGCTTAGGTAAACGAAGCCCGGCTTCACGCAAAATCTCAATCGCCACTTCCATTATGAGCGCTTCGATTATCGCAGGAAATGGAACGCCCTCCCTCGAACCCATCATCGATAATGCCAGTTTGGTTGGAATCAATCCTTGATGGAAAGAGGTGAATGAAATATATATGGCTGGGCCAAAAAGTGAAATAAATGCTGCTACGAACCGTAATAATCGGATGAGGGAACTAGGAAGCCAGCGCTCATAATAATCTTCTGGAGATTGCAATAACATGCTAAACGTAACCGGAGCGAGCAAAACAAAAGGTGTTCCATCCAACAAAATTGCTACCCGGCCTTCCATCAATGCACCTAGAACCCGGTCAGGACGCTCTGTATTCTGTAGTTGAGGAAAAGGACTAAGATAATTATCTTCAATGAGTTGCTCGACATACCCAGATTCCGATACGATATCGATGTTTATTTGTTTGACTCTTTTAATCACTTCTTCAACAAGTTCTGGGTTAGCAACCTCATGCACATAGGCGACAACTAAATTCTTTTTTGCCCGCTGCCCTACTTGAAAATGCAGAAAAGATAAGTTACGGTTGGCACCTTGTTGTCTCAACAGAGCCGTATTATCACTTAGTGTCTCCGTAAATCCTACTCTTGGGCCTCTGACAACTGCTTCTGAAACTGGTTCCTCAATATTACGTGATTTTTCTTTCGTTGTGCCGAGGACTAACATATTCGGTATTCCCTCAACAATAAGCGCAGTTGATCCAGTGAGAACTTTCGACACCACACCAGTGACGTCATTTTCTTCTGTCACGTCACTAATCGTAAGTATGTGATTTATGATAAATTCTTTCGAAAGGGGAACTTTTATTTCTGAAATGCCCGTCATTAAAGAGGACAAAATATGTTTGTCAATCCGATCTTTATCTGACAATCCTTCAATATAAACAATGGCAGCCTGAATGCCCGTTTCTCCTAACTGAAATTCCCTAAAGCGCACATCCCAGTTATGTCCGATTTCTTTTTTCAAGCGTTCAAGATCTATTGTGAAGTCCTCTGTAAATTGTTCCGATGTTGATTGGGGGGACTTTAAATCTTCCCCCTGCTGCTTGTTGTGATTAAGGCGTTTAAATTTAGACTTCCACCATTTCATCTTTATCAATCGTCCTTTGGATTGTGAAACCAATTAAATAATTTTGAAATCAATAGAGGTATTAAAAGCACTATAAAACCCTGCACAATGGTTTTCCATTCAGGTAGATAGTGAATCACAAAGCTCCACATTCGTTCACCAACTAACTCAGTTTTTAAAGGCCTTCTGAAATTTGTAAGATAAAGAGGGTAAATATATAGCAATGAAAACCTTGCCTATCTATTAATTCATTATTAGCTATAGAATCGCGTTTTAAACGTTAAGGGGCAATTTAAAAAAACCTCGAATGAAATCTTAATTTAATGTCTTTTCAAGTAAAAAGAAGTTGCTCATTATCTCTTCTTTCCTAATATAGCAATGGGCTTTTCCATTTCATATCGCTTCCGCTTCTTATTGAAATACGTTAGTACCAATCCCTCCGGCTATCCGTAATGGGAAACCATTACTAGCCGATAGAGGACTATTTAGGAAACTAACGAAAAAGCATCTAAATACTTACTCATCGCAACTCATGTAAGTTATTATAATTTCCAATACAGACTTTTACATATCAATATAGCTCTTCTACGATTCGTGTATAGAATATCCGTTAAAAGGAAAAAGCGCCACTTTGTTCATAATGAACAAAGTGGCGCTCTTTACATAAACTATTTACTACTGACCTTCAAACAGCCTATTGATAGGGGTCAATCAACCACCTGTAACTGCTGTTTCGTCGTCAGTAATTACTCGTTTCTCTTCCTTGATCATAGCTGCCGAAATGGTACCGATGACAAGCAAGAAGCCTGCGAAGTAGAAGCCCATGTTCAAGCTGCCTGTAACGTCAGTCAAGAAACCTGTAATGTACGGTGCCAAGATGGATCCACACATTCCGATAAAGTTATACACACCGAACGAAGTGGAATATGCATTCTTTGGCGCATTGTCTGCCACAACAGCAACCAATACCGGGTTTGTACTAATTTTACCGAAAATCCCGTAACCGATCAATGCAGCGTATAGTACATACATGTTATCAAACGCTACGATTGATACAAGCGCAATCAGGGATGCTGGAAGCATGATGAGCAATACCGGCCGGCTCTTACCTAAACGGTCTGCAACCCAGCTAAAGAAGATCGATGCTGGAATTGCTGCCCATGGTACGAGTGAAGATACAGTCGCAACCGCGCTTCCTTCAATACCGCGAGCATGTTGCAAGTAGTAAGGCATCCAAGTTACAACAACAAAGAAACCGTAAATGGCACAGAAAATTGTAATGTAAGACATGAGCAAGTTGCGATTTTTAAACAGGACACTCATTTTCAGTTTTTCCTGTTTATCTAGTACTGCATTAACATCCTTGCCTTTCGGTTTTTCCTTGACGAGCCACCACATGAGCAAACCGATTAGTACAACCGGGATGGCAACAATATAGAATGGCGCTCTCCAGCTCATACCCGCTTCAATTGTGAAACTGGATAAGTAGTAACCTGCGGAAAGACCGAAAGCCATACCGCTGTTGATGATAGCTGAACCGACAGTCAAGTGCTTTTTCGGAATCGCTTCAGAAGACAATCCGTACTGTGGTCCGTAGTAGAATCCTTGGAAAACCCCAACCATCAGCCACATTAGGATGAATAGGAAGAAGCTAGGCATTGCGCCTGAGATTGCTGCGAATAGTCCGAATAAGATAATCCCTGGGACTAATACTTTCTTCTTCCCGATTTTATCTCCTAACATACCAGATGGAATATTTAGTCCTGCATAACCGATGAAAAAGATACTACTGATCATACCAAGTTGTCCTGCAGACAAACTGAACTCATTTTGAATATCATCCATGACAGGGTTCAAAATTGCACGTGTTCCATAGATAGCAATCCACCCTAAAAAGAATACGATAACAGCTTTGATCCAATACGGGACCAATTCTTTCTTCTCGCCATTATCATGTACTTGCTTTGCCATTATGAGTGCCTCCTCATTCTTTCTATAATGGTACTTCAGGAAAATGATCATTTACCTTTCACTGATATCATACGGCAGATAGCATTGCAGACGAATAAAAACACGTTTCTTGACATTGCCAAAACATTAAATTTCTAAGTAATTCCTACTAAGTTCAAATCGTCCAACAACTCTGCCAATCTTTCCAACCAAATCATCCATCAGATCAACCTTGCCGAATTTTCGCTACACTTTTTAACATGTATCCTAGACCCGGATACGTAATAATGTACTCTTCAGGTTCTTTCAGACGTTCTTTAATTTTGCGCCGGATACGGGCAA harbors:
- the helD gene encoding RNA polymerase recycling motor HelD, whose amino-acid sequence is MRSNFEQEQQRVNDVMAVIQKQIHRLEKETSQRREEVVNIRRHFWDEVKVNTDSFDDYLETIIGLRQEAQALSVSQSTHRQASKKLSTLRRMQEAPYFGRIDFLEDEISTEEQIYIGISTLMNESGEDFLIYDWRAPVSSVYYDYQPGIAHYSTPGGMIRGKLMKKWQYLIRGGVLQSMFDTSLTIGDEILQQVLGKGTDKQMHNIVATIQQEQNRIIRHDHGKLLIVHGAAGSGKTSAALQRIAYLLYKYRDSIKADQIILFSPNTMFNHYVSNVLPELGEENMQQVTFQEYLDYRLGKLFQVENPYDQLEYVLIAENTSCYRARVAGIRFKASTPFFEGIEAYRKALETAGMVFKGISFKGEPIVTAEQMAHQFYHHNTELRFHNRLEKLKDWLLQKIIEFQKTERSKPWVLEEIELLSNDEYNKARMLLAKKHGVKRDMMADFEVDPRELAQLIVRQRMKSLRKQVQSYDFIHMREIYKQLFRNPLDIEQWVQGDLIEEWPSICQATLTTIDKGTLLYEDATPFLLLHELILGFQSNRTIKHIVVDEAQDYSPFQFEYLRCLFPAAKMTVLGDFNQAIFAHARERVDFQMLSGLYGPEQTEVVQLARSYRSTKPIIEFTRRLVPNAEKIIPFDRDGEQPVLTRLGDTSELHRHITSKVAELQSLGLQSIAIICKSAAEGQHAYEALSSIENIKFLKKGTMEYEQGVVVIPSYLAKGIEFDAVIIYNASEQVYSDESLRRIFYTACTRAMHFLHLYSVGEPTSLLQHVPKEYYNTL
- a CDS encoding Ger(x)C family spore germination protein, yielding MKHRWFLLGGLVIPVTLFLTGCWSSKEIEDLGIIVATSLDLEEEEDRQEEFLEQEGRSGDRPLFTITNQFVTSKSMNSSSGEESSQQSAYKNISETGDAILPTLRNMTLKNEKRAFAEHSKVIIIGENLARTMNLQQILDFFLREQEIRPSVLILISKDRASSTLEATEPLEIPAFQIVEMIRGHDRTTNILPPVTLAKLEGQLNAGSSFLLQNVASRNGTTRLEGVAVIKGKTEKLIGFLNSKELEGITWIKGKGKGGVVKGFDKESGEPIIYEIMSMKSKITPNVDGNGNIVSFKLNIESEGRISEHWVETESTFKNEFLEKSEKAIEQEVKQLVTNVMDKMQQEYQVEVVGFGKQLRIDYPKLWRKVEKDWDEIFSEIPIKYDIKITINDYGTSGG
- a CDS encoding spore germination protein, coding for MIISSKEKITNSQALILLVNSILAAGVLTLPRTSVEKVQTPDAWISVIIGGLIAMAAGVILVKLSQQYPTKTFFQYSQDIVGKWIGGLLSLIIICYFFVISAFELRILAEVTNLFLLEGTPKWAIIMPFMWIGLYLISGGINPIARLFEIIFPITIAIFLLVAFLSLGIFEIDNLRPVLGSGILPVLKGIKTATLAYLGPEIMLFLLVFMKTPDKAVKIVIIGLSIPLLFYVITVVMVIGALSVDGVVTRTWPTLELMRSFEIPGLVFERFESLLLVIWIMQIFTAFTITYYAAALGLSQLFKKQIKPFLYGLLLIIYIVAMLPMNINEVFKFGDMIGNVAMVLFGALPLLLLPLSKWKVKKREA
- a CDS encoding spore germination protein, which codes for MKWWKSKFKRLNHNKQQGEDLKSPQSTSEQFTEDFTIDLERLKKEIGHNWDVRFREFQLGETGIQAAIVYIEGLSDKDRIDKHILSSLMTGISEIKVPLSKEFIINHILTISDVTEENDVTGVVSKVLTGSTALIVEGIPNMLVLGTTKEKSRNIEEPVSEAVVRGPRVGFTETLSDNTALLRQQGANRNLSFLHFQVGQRAKKNLVVAYVHEVANPELVEEVIKRVKQINIDIVSESGYVEQLIEDNYLSPFPQLQNTERPDRVLGALMEGRVAILLDGTPFVLLAPVTFSMLLQSPEDYYERWLPSSLIRLLRFVAAFISLFGPAIYISFTSFHQGLIPTKLALSMMGSREGVPFPAIIEALIMEVAIEILREAGLRLPKPIGQAMGIVGGLVIGEAAVRAGIVSPIMVIVVAITAISSFAIPQYSAGISLRLLRYGAMFFAAVFGLYGVVLFFLFLCSHVVKLKSFGVPYTSPTVPYRASDWKDFFVRMPLMMMKRRPNLLRPKDPIRKD
- a CDS encoding MFS transporter, with protein sequence MAKQVHDNGEKKELVPYWIKAVIVFFLGWIAIYGTRAILNPVMDDIQNEFSLSAGQLGMISSIFFIGYAGLNIPSGMLGDKIGKKKVLVPGIILFGLFAAISGAMPSFFLFILMWLMVGVFQGFYYGPQYGLSSEAIPKKHLTVGSAIINSGMAFGLSAGYYLSSFTIEAGMSWRAPFYIVAIPVVLIGLLMWWLVKEKPKGKDVNAVLDKQEKLKMSVLFKNRNLLMSYITIFCAIYGFFVVVTWMPYYLQHARGIEGSAVATVSSLVPWAAIPASIFFSWVADRLGKSRPVLLIMLPASLIALVSIVAFDNMYVLYAALIGYGIFGKISTNPVLVAVVADNAPKNAYSTSFGVYNFIGMCGSILAPYITGFLTDVTGSLNMGFYFAGFLLVIGTISAAMIKEEKRVITDDETAVTGG